The region ATGGCCATCTGCTTGCCGGGCATGGCGTCCAGGGTGAAGCGGGCCGTGACCTCGGCGATACGGGTGGCACCCTTGGTGATCACCATGAAGTTCACCAACACCAAGATGGCGAACACAATCACGCCGATCACGAAGTTGCCGCCCATGATGAAGCCGCCGAAGGCTTGAATGACGTGGCCGGCGGCATCGGTGCCCTGGTGGCCCTGAGACAGGATCAGGCGGGTCGAGGCGAGGTTGAGGGCTAGGCGCAGCAAGGTGGTGATGAGCAACACCATGGGGAAGGTGTTGAACTCCAGGGATTTGCGAATAAAAATCACCGTCATCAAGATCAGCACCGCCACCGTGAGCGACAGCGCCAGCATGATGTCAAGCAGCCACGGCGGCATGGGCAGGATCAACACGACCAAGATCATGACCAGCCCCAGGGGCAAGGCCACCTCGCCGCTGGTCAGGACCTGCATCAGTCGCCGCCCGAAGGCCCCGGCCCCACTCGCGTTGCCAGCCCCCGCARGGGGGGAAGCGGCCCGTGCCGCGCTCGTTTCCTCGGCCATGGTCGTTATTCTCCGCCTTCAGGACTCAGCCCGCGCTCGCGTCGCCACTGCCGGGTGGGGGAACCGCAATCCCCTCGTCGGCATACTGACGCAGCTTGTTCCGCAAGGTGCGAATGGAAATGCCCAAGATGGTCGCCGCGTGGGTCCGGTTGCCCAGGGTGTGGTGCAAGGTATCCAAGATCAGATCGCGTTCGACATCCGAGACCGTGCGCCCGACCAAGGCCCCGGGGAGCCGGCCGGCCGGGGCCGAGGGGGAGGCAGACGCCAAAGCCGGCCCCTCGGTCGGCGGCGCGCCCGTCAGCAAGATGGCCGCACTCCCGATCTCGGGCCCCTGGGCCAGGAGCACGGCGCGATGCAGGGTGTTTTCCAGCTCGCGCACATTGCCGCGCCAGCCATGGCCGCGCAGCAAGGCCCGGGCAGCCGCCGACAGGGGCCGTCGGGGTTGGCCATTAAGCTCGGCGAACTTGCGAGAGAAATGATCGGCCAGCACCTCAATGTCGGCCGGTCGCGCCCGCAGGGGGGGCAAGGACAACGTGATGACGTTGAGACGAAAATACAAGTCTTCACGAAAGCCGCCTGCCCGCACCATCGCTTCCATATCGCGGTTCGAGGTGGCCAGGATGCGCACGTCCACCTTGACCGGCTGGCGCCCCCCCAGGCGGTCGATCTCGCGCTCTTGCAACACCCGAAGGAGCTTGGCCTGGAGGCGGACATCCATTTCGCTGATTTCATCGAGCAGCAAGGTGCCGCCGTTGGCTTCCTCGAAGCGGCCCAGGCGGCGGGCCACGGCGCCGGTGAACGCGCCCTTTTCGTGGCCGAACAGTTCGGATTCCAGCAGGCCCTCGGGAATGGCGGCGCAGTTAACGGCAATGAACCGCCCAGCGGCGCGCCGACTCTTGCGGTGGATATGCCGGGCAATCACTTCCTTGCCGGTGCCGGACTCCCCGGTGATCAGCACCGAGGCATCGGAGGGGGCCACCTGCTCGGCCAGCCGAACCACCGCCGCCATGGCAGGATCCTGATAGAGCAAGGTGTGATGGTCCTCGGCCACCGCCGCGAGAACGGCGGCGATCAACTCGGGGTCGGGAGGCAGCGGAATGTACTCGCGCGCCCCCGCCTTGATGGCGCGCACCGCTGCTTGGGTGTCATTGCCCAGACCATAGGCCACCACGGGCGTGGTCAAC is a window of Pararhodospirillum photometricum DSM 122 DNA encoding:
- a CDS encoding sigma-54-dependent transcriptional regulator, whose amino-acid sequence is MRLLIVGSLEGQVGEASRMAVERGARVSQVVSIDRALAHVREGAGADLIMIDVRLDVQRLIADMTAERLTTPVVAYGLGNDTQAAVRAIKAGAREYIPLPPDPELIAAVLAAVAEDHHTLLYQDPAMAAVVRLAEQVAPSDASVLITGESGTGKEVIARHIHRKSRRAAGRFIAVNCAAIPEGLLESELFGHEKGAFTGAVARRLGRFEEANGGTLLLDEISEMDVRLQAKLLRVLQEREIDRLGGRQPVKVDVRILATSNRDMEAMVRAGGFREDLYFRLNVITLSLPPLRARPADIEVLADHFSRKFAELNGQPRRPLSAAARALLRGHGWRGNVRELENTLHRAVLLAQGPEIGSAAILLTGAPPTEGPALASASPSAPAGRLPGALVGRTVSDVERDLILDTLHHTLGNRTHAATILGISIRTLRNKLRQYADEGIAVPPPGSGDASAG